Proteins encoded together in one Nostoc sp. PCC 7524 window:
- a CDS encoding mannosyltransferase family protein: MAKVQILITRAVWKNDFLFPVVMWSLSRILIWMSILLVAPHLPSSPTNILSSWGWGMFDAWDGSHYRAIATTGYEFVDDGKQHNLAFFPLFPFSIRVLMKLGLSFEVAGLLINNLAFLAALYCLYLWLKSCYGVRVAQWGTAVVCWYPSSMFTGVIYTEGLYLFLSTAALRAFDQQQYGWMSLWGAMATATRPTGLALIPALAIAAWKERRSPIAYIAGLATAIGVLLFSAYCAVRFHDPLAFIAAQRGWRPSLGFDWQGWLNMLMQIAVGDKNWQFGWLQNSSGLINDPWHPLLFSMIVTGGYFLWHFRKHLQTANIVYSFYTLVLLLLLLAEEKLINHLLNAFMVLGGGYVLWYFRAKLTPITFFYGLCGIGLLLASGGTISLSRLAYGIVPLSVAIGMFFSRYPRLGYFTFGLFVILMARLAVGFAQEQWVG, translated from the coding sequence ATGGCCAAAGTTCAAATATTGATCACGAGAGCGGTATGGAAAAATGATTTTCTCTTTCCGGTAGTGATGTGGTCTTTGAGCCGAATTTTGATTTGGATGAGCATTTTGTTAGTGGCTCCCCATTTACCATCATCACCAACAAACATTTTATCCAGTTGGGGTTGGGGAATGTTTGATGCTTGGGATGGTAGCCATTATCGTGCGATCGCTACTACTGGATATGAATTTGTTGATGATGGCAAACAACATAATCTCGCATTTTTTCCCCTATTTCCCTTCAGTATCAGGGTATTGATGAAGTTGGGTTTATCCTTTGAAGTTGCAGGTCTTTTGATCAATAATTTGGCATTTTTAGCTGCACTGTATTGTTTATACTTATGGCTAAAAAGTTGCTATGGCGTGAGAGTAGCACAATGGGGTACGGCTGTAGTTTGTTGGTATCCCAGTTCTATGTTTACGGGAGTAATTTATACTGAAGGATTATATTTATTTTTGAGTACAGCCGCTTTACGGGCTTTTGATCAACAGCAGTATGGCTGGATGTCGCTTTGGGGTGCAATGGCGACAGCTACACGTCCCACAGGTTTGGCGCTGATTCCTGCCTTAGCGATCGCAGCTTGGAAAGAACGCAGATCCCCAATTGCTTACATTGCTGGCTTGGCAACTGCCATTGGCGTATTACTATTTAGTGCGTATTGTGCAGTTCGGTTTCATGATCCTTTAGCTTTTATCGCTGCACAACGAGGCTGGCGGCCTTCACTAGGGTTTGATTGGCAAGGTTGGTTAAATATGCTAATGCAAATTGCCGTTGGTGATAAAAACTGGCAATTTGGTTGGCTTCAGAACTCATCTGGCTTAATTAACGACCCTTGGCATCCGTTACTGTTTAGCATGATTGTGACCGGCGGCTATTTTTTATGGCACTTCCGTAAACATTTACAGACTGCAAACATAGTCTACAGCTTTTACACTTTAGTTTTATTGTTGTTGCTGTTAGCAGAAGAAAAATTAATTAATCACCTACTCAATGCTTTTATGGTCTTGGGTGGTGGTTATGTATTGTGGTATTTTCGGGCAAAGCTGACACCGATTACCTTCTTCTATGGCTTGTGTGGGATCGGTTTGTTGTTAGCTTCTGGAGGTACGATATCTTTAAGTCGCCTCGCTTATGGGATTGTGCCTTTGAGTGTAGCTATAGGTATGTTCTTTTCTCGTTATCCTCGTCTGGGATATTTCACCTTTGGTTTATTTGTGATCTTAATGGCCAGATTAGCTGTAGGATTTGCTCAGGAACAATGGGTGGGTTGA
- a CDS encoding DUF2079 domain-containing protein, which produces MKSQLNQFAPIARIICINSVIFFVCSSVRHALFQSASADLGIFDQVVYLISQGQTPISSLLGFHILGDHAAWMWYSLALLYKIYPDVHWLFAVQSTALSCGAIPIWLLARQAGLTVQISLAIVIAYLLYPLFFNINLYDFHLDTLIPSLLLWAVWAARKERIGWFCFSIILVLGCKAVFALTVAAMGVWLLIFEKRRLYGVIALVGGIAWFAIATQVIIPFFGGSAASISRHIHRYSYLGNSFTEMAKNLIFNPGLILSNLFSVENLFYLFLLLLPVFWGLSLRNLAPLVGAIPCLALNLLADSIQQKDLFFQYSLPIVPFLFLAVIQTISNSKGWLQSKRLIILWSLVVFLALAKYGYFWSIYLKSIDTWQAMREATALVKTKGSVYTSAEITPHLTHRKWIQFTNIESVPKNLDDFDYILLNLRHPGWLSNQEFVQNLIAQLQTNPKYQKVYQLDDVYLFTKHD; this is translated from the coding sequence ATGAAAAGTCAACTCAATCAATTTGCTCCTATTGCTAGGATAATTTGTATTAATTCTGTAATTTTTTTTGTATGCAGCAGTGTACGCCATGCCTTGTTTCAATCAGCATCTGCTGATTTAGGAATTTTTGATCAAGTTGTTTATTTAATTAGTCAGGGACAGACACCTATTTCTTCTTTACTTGGGTTTCATATCCTTGGTGATCATGCTGCTTGGATGTGGTATTCCTTGGCTTTGCTTTACAAAATTTACCCGGATGTACACTGGTTATTTGCAGTGCAGTCTACTGCACTATCATGTGGTGCTATCCCAATTTGGTTGTTGGCGCGTCAAGCTGGTTTGACAGTACAAATATCCTTAGCAATAGTAATTGCGTACTTATTGTACCCACTGTTTTTTAATATTAATTTATATGACTTCCACTTAGATACATTAATACCAAGTTTGCTTTTATGGGCGGTATGGGCAGCAAGGAAGGAAAGAATTGGGTGGTTCTGTTTCAGCATTATCTTGGTGCTGGGATGTAAGGCTGTATTTGCTCTGACGGTTGCAGCAATGGGAGTATGGTTATTAATTTTTGAAAAGCGGCGGTTGTATGGTGTAATAGCACTCGTTGGAGGTATTGCCTGGTTTGCGATCGCAACTCAAGTCATCATCCCATTTTTTGGCGGTTCTGCTGCTTCCATAAGTCGCCACATTCATCGTTATAGCTATCTTGGCAATTCTTTTACGGAGATGGCTAAAAATCTGATTTTTAATCCCGGACTTATCTTAAGTAACTTATTTTCAGTAGAAAATTTATTTTATTTATTCTTGCTGCTATTACCTGTATTTTGGGGACTTTCACTGCGTAATCTCGCCCCCTTAGTCGGAGCTATACCTTGTCTAGCACTTAACTTATTAGCAGATTCCATCCAACAAAAAGACTTGTTTTTTCAATATTCTTTACCAATCGTACCATTTTTGTTTTTAGCAGTTATACAAACAATATCAAATAGTAAAGGGTGGCTGCAAAGCAAAAGATTAATTATTCTGTGGTCTTTGGTAGTATTTTTAGCGTTAGCAAAATACGGCTATTTTTGGTCAATATATTTAAAATCAATAGATACTTGGCAAGCTATGCGAGAGGCAACTGCCCTAGTAAAGACGAAAGGTAGTGTATATACGAGTGCTGAAATTACACCCCATTTAACTCACCGTAAATGGATTCAATTTACCAATATAGAGTCAGTGCCGAAAAATCTAGATGACTTCGACTATATCTTGTTAAATCTTCGTCATCCTGGTTGGTTAAGTAATCAAGAGTTTGTGCAGAATTTAATCGCTCAACTACAAACTAATCCCAAGTATCAAAAAGTCTATCAACTTGATGATGTTTATTTATTCACAAAACATGATTAA
- a CDS encoding ArnT family glycosyltransferase has product MPPFRDKEWLLSLFVLSLLLWLICLGDSPLRDWDEGTIAQVAREIWRANFGSWRWLYPTLAGEAYHNKPPLIHLLIAWTYSLGGVNELTTRLPSAVLTSLGVPLLFLVGRLSFNSSLPALFTALVYLTMLPVVRHGRLAMLDGAIITFFLVVFWCLLKARHQPRYALGVGLGLGLITLTKGMIVLLLGGIAGLFVLVNKQFNLLKNPYLWTGMCLGNLPAIAWYVAQWLHYGSSFLQINLQSQTFNRLIESVEGNSGAPWYYLIEILKYGFPWLLFLPGGLYLAWKKRHTTWGCLVLVGTIVYLGTISVMNTKLPWYVMPIYPFLALATGAKLADIWQHGYFKTRIWTVLFIVFSIAGLGGCVYFAMSDPQPVLIVMSLVLAISMSIIAWLVNRSDRRFIPMLFTGMYVVLILLMSSQSWIWELNEAFPVKPVAELIRAHVSPGTQIYTSFAYSRPSLDFYCDCIVQPTNNSELPQIWANKSYLLLNNQTLNSINLTSSKFLGTAEEYTLIAPQMNN; this is encoded by the coding sequence ATGCCTCCATTCCGAGACAAAGAATGGCTATTAAGCTTATTTGTTTTATCACTGCTGTTGTGGCTCATATGTTTGGGAGATTCTCCTTTAAGGGATTGGGACGAGGGTACGATAGCACAAGTTGCCCGCGAAATTTGGCGTGCTAACTTTGGTTCTTGGCGTTGGCTTTATCCCACCCTGGCAGGGGAAGCATATCATAATAAACCGCCTTTGATCCATTTGTTAATTGCTTGGACTTATTCTCTAGGTGGTGTTAATGAATTGACAACACGTTTACCTAGTGCAGTATTAACATCTTTGGGAGTACCTCTACTTTTCTTGGTGGGGAGATTATCTTTTAACAGCAGTTTACCAGCCTTATTTACGGCATTAGTTTATTTAACAATGCTGCCTGTAGTGCGCCACGGCAGATTGGCAATGTTGGATGGTGCAATTATTACTTTTTTTTTAGTAGTCTTTTGGTGTTTACTGAAAGCACGTCATCAACCACGTTATGCGTTAGGTGTGGGATTGGGTTTGGGTTTAATTACTCTCACTAAGGGGATGATAGTTTTATTGTTGGGAGGAATTGCAGGTTTATTCGTCTTAGTAAATAAGCAATTTAATTTATTAAAAAATCCCTATTTATGGACGGGTATGTGTTTAGGAAATCTCCCGGCGATCGCGTGGTATGTAGCACAATGGTTACATTATGGTAGTAGCTTTTTACAAATTAATTTGCAATCACAAACCTTTAACCGTCTCATTGAATCTGTTGAGGGTAATAGCGGCGCACCTTGGTACTATTTAATTGAAATTCTGAAATATGGTTTTCCCTGGCTGTTATTTTTGCCAGGAGGGTTATATTTAGCTTGGAAAAAGCGTCATACTACTTGGGGTTGCTTGGTGCTTGTTGGTACAATTGTTTATCTAGGAACAATTTCTGTGATGAATACCAAGCTACCCTGGTATGTTATGCCTATCTATCCATTTTTAGCCCTAGCAACTGGTGCGAAACTGGCTGATATTTGGCAACATGGCTATTTTAAAACCAGAATTTGGACAGTATTATTTATCGTCTTTAGCATTGCAGGTTTAGGTGGTTGTGTTTATTTCGCTATGAGTGATCCCCAACCTGTACTAATTGTCATGAGTCTGGTTTTAGCTATCAGCATGAGTATTATTGCATGGTTAGTAAACAGGAGCGATCGCCGTTTTATTCCCATGTTATTTACTGGGATGTATGTAGTTTTAATTTTGTTGATGAGTTCCCAATCTTGGATTTGGGAATTAAACGAAGCATTTCCAGTCAAACCAGTGGCGGAATTAATTCGCGCCCATGTTTCACCAGGCACTCAAATTTATACTTCTTTTGCTTATAGTCGTCCCAGTTTAGATTTTTATTGTGATTGCATAGTGCAGCCTACAAACAACTCAGAATTACCACAAATCTGGGCTAATAAATCATATTTGCTGTTAAATAATCAAACTCTTAATAGCATCAATTTAACCAGTAGTAAATTTCTGGGTACGGCGGAAGAATATACCCTGATTGCACCGCAAATGAATAACTGA
- a CDS encoding polysaccharide deacetylase family protein: MENNKSLLWPQGILVVLFALSASLSIGLMMLIKPNTSDAQSRQSINVPNIAIPAKAGTQKRIEGLKASMLTSWRQEAQAKGIAHLPPRFQGATIKSAKLSQSQKVIALTFDDGPWPETTAQVLDILKENNIKGTFFVVGQNVKNYPDILRRVVAEGHAIGNHTWHHWYHFMNPKVAAYEIDNTNNLIYNVTGVKTNLFRPPGGMMHNGLVAHARNQKYAVIMWSSDSIDYSRPGVPQLVNNVLRQSKPGGIVLMHDGGGNRSQTVQALPEIISRFRNQGYDFVTVPELLEMQDKYQRLIANKK, from the coding sequence GTGGAAAACAATAAGTCGTTGCTGTGGCCACAAGGAATATTGGTTGTGCTGTTTGCTTTAAGTGCTAGTTTGAGTATTGGTTTAATGATGTTGATCAAACCAAATACCTCAGATGCTCAGAGTAGACAAAGTATAAATGTTCCTAATATTGCTATACCTGCGAAAGCGGGAACACAGAAGCGCATTGAAGGATTGAAGGCATCAATGCTCACAAGTTGGCGGCAGGAAGCGCAAGCTAAAGGGATCGCTCATTTGCCACCACGCTTTCAAGGAGCAACTATCAAATCAGCAAAACTTAGCCAAAGTCAAAAAGTGATTGCTCTAACTTTTGATGATGGTCCTTGGCCGGAAACAACTGCACAAGTATTAGATATTCTCAAAGAAAATAATATTAAAGGAACATTTTTCGTTGTTGGACAAAATGTGAAGAACTATCCCGACATACTAAGGCGGGTAGTTGCAGAAGGTCACGCCATTGGCAATCATACATGGCACCATTGGTATCACTTCATGAATCCTAAAGTAGCTGCTTATGAAATTGATAATACAAACAATCTCATTTACAACGTTACTGGTGTGAAAACAAATTTGTTTCGACCACCTGGAGGCATGATGCACAATGGTTTGGTAGCTCATGCTAGAAATCAAAAGTATGCAGTTATTATGTGGTCATCTGACTCAATTGATTACTCGCGTCCTGGCGTACCACAGTTAGTCAACAATGTTCTTAGACAGTCAAAACCTGGTGGTATTGTACTCATGCACGATGGTGGTGGTAATCGCTCCCAAACTGTACAAGCTTTACCAGAAATAATTAGCAGATTTCGCAATCAAGGTTATGACTTTGTGACTGTTCCAGAACTTTTAGAAATGCAAGATAAATACCAAAGATTAATTGCTAACAAAAAGTAA
- the gltB gene encoding glutamate synthase large subunit, translated as MNDKSMNQNPEITAKINSRDTYQGQRWLVEERDACGVGFIAHRQNHPSHEIVAKALAALTCLEHRGGCSADQDSGDGAGILTAIPWGLLQQESSLGQIDFSSTSNIALGMIFLPQDPEVAKTAKAIFEQIATEEKLTVLGWRVVPVQPHLLGIQARENQPQIEQVLLAADKTGDDLERDLYITRRRIVKAAKNISEEFYVCSLSSRTIVYKGMVRSAVLGEFYLDLKNPAYQSAFAVYHRRFSTNTMPKWPLAQPMRLLGHNGEINTLLGNINWMMAREASLNHPVWEDRFAELKPLVNIDSSDSATLDNVLELLVRSGRTPEAALMMMVPEAYQNQPSLRQYPEIVDFYEYYSGLQEAWDGPALLVFSDGKKVGATLDRNGLRPARYLITKDDYIIVASEAGVVDVPEANIIEKGRLGPGQMIAVDLINHEVLKNWEIKQRIAKQHPYGAWLKQYRQDMKQLLDGQVSSVNGHGNGNGNGHLAHNEQQPTNTIDKQTLLRQQLAFGYTTEDVEMVIQPMASNGAEPTFCMGDDIPLAVLSDKPHLLYDYFKQRFAQVTNPAIDPLREKLVMSLKVELGERGNLLEPKPEYARRLKLESPVLTETELDAIKLSGFATAELSTLFAIANGPEGLKNAVQDLQKQAAESVRAGAKILILSDRAGDGISTEYSYIPPLLAVGAVHHHLIREGLRMKTSLIVDTAQCWSTHHFACLIGYGAGAVCPYMALNTVRDWWFDPKTQSFMERGKIKALTLEQAIANYRKAVDSGLLKILSKMGISLLSSYQAAQIFEAIGIGKDLLELGFRGTASRIGGLSISELAQEILSFHSKAFPELTIKKLENLGFFNYRPGGEYHMNSPELAKALHKAVDGKKYDHYEVYKQYLHGRPVTALRDLLDFQSDRLPIPVEEVESVSEIVKRFCTGGMSLGALSREAHEVLAIAMNRLGGKSNSGEGGEDPVRYKVLNDVDESGHSSTLPHLRGLQNGDTASSAIKQVASGRFGVTPGYLASAKQIEIKIAQGAKPGEGGQLPGPKVSPYIAMLRRSKPGVTLISPPPHHDIYSIEDLAQLIFDLHQINPKAQVSVKLVAEIGIGTIAAGVAKANADIIQISGHDGGTGASPLSSIKHAGSPWELGLTEVHRVLMENSLRDRVLLRVDGGLKSGWDVVMGALMGAEEFGFGSIAMIAEGCIMARICHTNNCPVGVASQKEELRKRFTGIPEHVVNFFYFIAEEVRHLLAKLGYRSLSEITGRADLLQARTDAQLTKTQALNLNCLLQLPDTKANRSWLVHEEVHSNGPVVDDQLLADPNIQAAIRNQSTVTKNVAIVNTDRTVGARLAGAIASQYGDSGFEGQINLNFTGSVGQSFGAFNLPGIILTLEGEANDYVGKGMHGGEIIIKPPADAKFDPAQNVIVGNTCLYGATGGVLFANGLGGERFAVRNSKGVAVIEGTGDHCCEYMTGGTIVVLGKVGRNVAAGMTGGLAYFLDEDGSFPELVNREIVKIQRVITAAGEKQLHDLITAHAERTDSAKAKHILQNWQEFLPQFWQLVPPSEADSLETNPQAVPEKHLSSV; from the coding sequence ATGAATGATAAATCGATGAATCAAAACCCAGAAATCACAGCGAAAATTAACTCAAGAGATACCTACCAGGGGCAAAGGTGGTTAGTAGAGGAACGAGATGCCTGTGGTGTAGGTTTTATTGCTCATCGTCAAAATCATCCCAGCCATGAAATTGTGGCAAAAGCTTTGGCTGCTTTGACTTGTTTAGAACACCGAGGGGGTTGCAGCGCAGACCAAGACTCTGGTGATGGTGCGGGTATTTTGACTGCGATTCCTTGGGGGTTGTTACAGCAAGAATCTTCCCTAGGACAGATAGACTTTTCATCTACTAGCAATATTGCTTTAGGGATGATATTTTTGCCACAGGATCCAGAAGTTGCCAAAACAGCTAAAGCCATTTTTGAGCAAATAGCCACTGAAGAAAAATTAACTGTACTGGGCTGGCGAGTAGTGCCAGTACAACCGCATTTACTGGGGATACAGGCACGAGAAAATCAACCCCAAATTGAGCAAGTCTTGTTAGCAGCTGATAAAACTGGTGATGACCTAGAAAGGGATCTGTATATTACCCGTCGCCGCATAGTTAAGGCAGCGAAAAATATCTCTGAGGAATTTTACGTCTGTTCCTTATCCAGTCGCACAATTGTCTATAAAGGCATGGTGCGTTCCGCCGTTTTGGGAGAATTCTATCTAGATTTAAAAAATCCCGCTTATCAAAGTGCCTTTGCTGTCTATCACCGCCGCTTTAGTACCAACACCATGCCTAAATGGCCTCTAGCCCAACCCATGCGGCTTTTAGGTCACAACGGCGAAATTAATACCTTGTTGGGTAACATCAATTGGATGATGGCACGGGAAGCAAGCTTGAATCATCCAGTTTGGGAAGATCGCTTTGCCGAACTCAAACCTTTAGTCAATATTGACAGTAGTGACTCCGCTACCTTAGATAATGTGCTGGAGTTATTAGTGCGTTCTGGTCGAACACCAGAAGCAGCCTTGATGATGATGGTGCCAGAGGCTTACCAAAATCAACCATCTTTGCGTCAATATCCTGAAATTGTCGATTTTTACGAATATTACAGTGGCTTGCAAGAAGCTTGGGACGGCCCAGCACTGTTAGTATTTAGTGATGGCAAAAAAGTCGGTGCAACCCTAGACCGCAACGGTTTAAGACCAGCTCGTTACCTGATTACCAAAGACGACTACATTATTGTCGCTTCCGAAGCTGGTGTAGTGGATGTACCAGAAGCCAACATTATCGAGAAAGGTAGACTTGGCCCTGGGCAAATGATTGCTGTGGATTTAATCAACCATGAAGTCTTGAAGAATTGGGAGATTAAACAGCGCATTGCCAAGCAACATCCTTACGGTGCATGGTTAAAACAGTACCGTCAAGATATGAAACAATTGCTCGATGGGCAAGTATCGAGTGTTAACGGCCATGGTAACGGTAATGGTAATGGTCATCTAGCACATAACGAACAACAGCCAACCAATACCATTGATAAACAAACCTTACTCCGCCAACAACTAGCCTTTGGTTACACCACAGAAGATGTAGAAATGGTGATTCAACCAATGGCTAGCAACGGCGCAGAACCGACTTTCTGCATGGGGGATGATATTCCTTTGGCTGTGTTGTCTGATAAACCCCACCTGTTGTATGACTATTTCAAACAACGGTTTGCTCAAGTAACCAACCCAGCAATTGACCCTCTGCGGGAAAAACTGGTGATGTCCTTAAAAGTTGAGTTGGGTGAGCGGGGTAACTTATTAGAACCCAAACCAGAATACGCCAGAAGGCTGAAGTTAGAATCACCAGTATTAACAGAGACAGAATTAGATGCAATTAAGTTGTCAGGATTTGCTACAGCTGAATTATCAACTCTGTTTGCGATCGCTAACGGCCCAGAAGGGTTGAAAAATGCAGTCCAAGACCTACAAAAACAAGCAGCTGAATCAGTCCGGGCTGGGGCAAAGATTTTAATCTTGAGTGACAGAGCAGGCGATGGCATCAGCACTGAATACAGCTATATTCCTCCCTTGTTAGCGGTGGGTGCTGTACACCATCACCTGATTCGTGAGGGCTTACGGATGAAAACCTCCCTCATTGTTGATACCGCCCAGTGTTGGAGTACCCATCACTTTGCTTGTTTGATTGGCTATGGAGCCGGTGCAGTGTGTCCTTACATGGCTCTCAACACCGTGCGTGATTGGTGGTTTGATCCCAAAACCCAAAGTTTCATGGAACGGGGTAAGATTAAAGCCCTCACCTTAGAGCAAGCGATAGCTAACTATCGCAAAGCTGTAGATTCGGGTCTATTGAAAATTCTCTCGAAGATGGGAATTTCACTGCTCTCTAGCTATCAAGCTGCACAAATCTTTGAAGCGATTGGGATTGGCAAAGATTTATTAGAGTTAGGATTCCGTGGTACGGCTTCCCGGATTGGAGGGTTGAGTATCAGCGAGTTAGCCCAGGAAATTCTCTCCTTCCACAGCAAAGCATTCCCAGAACTGACCATTAAAAAGTTAGAAAACCTAGGGTTTTTCAACTACCGTCCTGGTGGCGAGTACCACATGAACAGCCCAGAACTGGCAAAAGCACTGCACAAAGCTGTTGATGGCAAGAAATACGACCACTACGAAGTTTACAAGCAGTACCTCCACGGCAGACCAGTGACAGCGTTGCGGGACTTGCTAGATTTCCAAAGCGATCGCTTACCCATTCCCGTAGAAGAAGTAGAGTCAGTCAGTGAGATTGTCAAACGCTTCTGTACCGGGGGGATGTCCTTGGGAGCGTTGTCACGGGAAGCCCATGAAGTCTTGGCGATCGCCATGAACCGCCTAGGTGGTAAATCCAACTCTGGGGAAGGTGGGGAAGATCCAGTCCGTTATAAAGTTCTCAACGATGTCGATGAGTCTGGACACTCATCCACCCTGCCCCACCTGCGCGGCTTGCAAAATGGTGACACAGCTTCTAGTGCGATTAAACAAGTTGCATCGGGACGTTTTGGTGTGACACCTGGCTATTTAGCTAGTGCCAAACAAATCGAAATCAAAATTGCCCAAGGTGCAAAACCAGGGGAAGGTGGACAACTACCAGGACCAAAGGTGAGTCCTTACATTGCGATGTTAAGGCGTTCCAAACCCGGTGTCACCTTGATTTCGCCACCCCCACACCATGACATCTACTCGATTGAAGACTTGGCGCAGTTAATTTTTGATTTGCATCAAATTAACCCCAAAGCCCAAGTATCAGTGAAGTTAGTGGCAGAAATTGGGATTGGGACGATCGCAGCTGGTGTAGCGAAAGCTAACGCGGATATTATCCAAATTTCTGGTCATGATGGTGGTACGGGTGCATCACCACTGTCGTCTATTAAACACGCTGGTTCACCTTGGGAATTGGGATTAACCGAAGTACATCGTGTCCTAATGGAGAATAGCCTGCGCGATCGCGTCCTATTGCGTGTCGATGGCGGTCTCAAGAGTGGTTGGGACGTGGTAATGGGTGCATTGATGGGTGCAGAAGAATTTGGCTTCGGCTCCATCGCCATGATTGCTGAAGGTTGTATCATGGCGAGAATTTGCCACACCAACAACTGTCCTGTAGGTGTTGCTTCCCAAAAAGAAGAACTACGGAAACGGTTTACAGGGATCCCAGAACATGTTGTCAACTTCTTCTACTTCATTGCAGAAGAAGTCCGGCATCTGTTAGCAAAACTAGGCTATCGTTCTTTGTCGGAAATTACGGGACGTGCTGATTTACTCCAAGCACGAACAGACGCACAACTCACCAAAACCCAAGCACTCAACCTGAATTGCTTGCTGCAACTACCAGATACCAAAGCCAACCGTAGCTGGTTAGTGCATGAAGAAGTCCATAGCAATGGCCCTGTTGTAGATGATCAACTGTTGGCTGATCCCAACATTCAAGCTGCCATTCGCAACCAATCTACTGTGACTAAGAATGTGGCTATAGTCAACACCGACAGAACAGTGGGCGCGAGATTAGCGGGTGCGATCGCTTCTCAATACGGTGATAGCGGCTTTGAAGGACAAATTAACCTCAACTTTACAGGCAGTGTGGGACAAAGCTTTGGTGCTTTTAACCTCCCTGGAATTATTCTCACCCTAGAAGGAGAAGCCAACGACTACGTAGGTAAAGGGATGCACGGTGGAGAAATTATTATCAAACCACCAGCAGATGCTAAATTTGACCCTGCACAAAACGTCATAGTTGGCAACACTTGCCTTTACGGTGCTACAGGTGGGGTTTTATTTGCCAATGGTTTAGGGGGAGAACGCTTTGCGGTGCGTAACTCCAAAGGTGTAGCTGTGATTGAAGGTACTGGGGATCACTGCTGCGAGTACATGACTGGTGGCACAATTGTGGTGTTGGGTAAAGTAGGACGTAACGTAGCGGCAGGGATGACTGGTGGACTAGCTTACTTCTTAGATGAAGATGGCTCTTTCCCTGAGTTAGTTAACCGCGAAATTGTCAAAATTCAACGGGTAATAACAGCAGCCGGAGAGAAGCAGTTACATGATTTAATTACAGCTCATGCAGAACGCACTGATTCAGCAAAAGCTAAACACATCCTGCAAAATTGGCAAGAATTCTTACCTCAGTTCTGGCAATTAGTACCACCTTCTGAAGCTGACAGTTTAGAAACAAACCCTCAAGCTGTACCAGAAAAACATTTGAGTTCAGTTTAG